In the genome of Candidatus Nanopelagicales bacterium, one region contains:
- a CDS encoding DUF1905 domain-containing protein, with protein sequence MEHTFTAPLWRWQGDGAWHFVSLPEAVADELDDSPLPRRGFGSLRVRVTVGGTTWSTSVFPDTARGTFLLPMKKQVRDREGLLEGDPVTVTLQPLESE encoded by the coding sequence GTGGAGCACACGTTCACCGCGCCCCTGTGGCGCTGGCAGGGGGACGGGGCCTGGCACTTCGTGTCGCTCCCGGAGGCGGTCGCCGACGAGCTCGACGACTCCCCGCTTCCGCGACGCGGCTTCGGGTCGCTCCGGGTCCGGGTGACCGTGGGAGGCACGACCTGGTCCACCTCGGTGTTCCCCGATACCGCACGGGGGACCTTCCTCCTGCCGATGAAGAAGCAGGTCCGTGACCGGGAGGGGCTGCTGGAAGGGGACCCGGTCACGGTGACGCTGCAGCCGCTGGAGTCCGAGTAG
- a CDS encoding isoprenyl transferase, with protein sequence MGLSDLLYGAYERRLRAQIPPDRHPRHVGVILDGNRRWAEMHGSTSSAGHRAGAAKIEEFLGWCEEAGVEVVTLWLLSTDNLTRPAPELAALMGIIEDTVTALASTRRWRLHPVGALDLLPDETARILKESADLTRDVDGMIVNVAVGYGGRREVVDAVRALLHEQAQRGGSLDELAQVLDVEDIAQHLYTKGQPDPDLLIRTSGEQRLSGFLLWQSAHSEFYFCEAYWPDFRRVDFLRALRAYADRHRRYGA encoded by the coding sequence GTGGGCCTGTCCGACCTCCTCTACGGGGCGTACGAGCGCCGGCTGCGGGCGCAGATCCCGCCGGACCGGCACCCGCGGCACGTCGGCGTCATCCTCGACGGCAACCGCCGCTGGGCCGAGATGCACGGGTCCACCTCCTCGGCCGGCCACCGCGCGGGCGCCGCCAAGATCGAGGAGTTCCTCGGCTGGTGCGAGGAGGCCGGGGTCGAGGTCGTCACCCTGTGGCTGCTCTCGACCGACAACCTCACCCGTCCCGCCCCGGAGCTGGCCGCGCTGATGGGGATCATCGAGGACACGGTGACCGCCCTGGCGTCGACCCGACGCTGGCGGCTGCACCCGGTCGGCGCCCTGGACCTGCTGCCCGACGAGACCGCCCGCATCCTCAAGGAGAGCGCGGACCTCACCCGTGACGTCGACGGGATGATCGTCAACGTCGCGGTCGGGTACGGCGGCCGGCGCGAGGTGGTCGACGCCGTCCGCGCCCTGCTGCACGAGCAGGCCCAGCGCGGCGGCAGCCTGGACGAGCTGGCCCAGGTGCTCGACGTCGAGGACATCGCGCAGCACCTCTACACCAAGGGCCAGCCCGACCCCGACCTGCTCATCCGCACGTCCGGGGAGCAGCGGCTGTCCGGGTTCCTGCTGTGGCAGAGCGCCCACTCGGAGTTCTACTTCTGCGAGGCCTACTGGCCCGACTTCCGGCGCGTCGACT
- a CDS encoding thioredoxin domain-containing protein, with protein sequence MPNRLADATSPYLVQHRDNPVDWWEWGPEAFEEARRRDVPVFVSIGYSACHWCHVMAHESFEDDGTAAYLNDRFVSVKVDREERPDVDSVYMEATVSLTGSGGWPMSVFVDHDGNPFYAGTYFPPAPRHGMPSFLQLLQSISDAWRTRRDDVLQSAERITAALTSRQMPPAGEEPPPAELLDAAVRALERQYDPARGGFGGAPKFPPSMILEFLLRQHARTGDPAALAMVVGTCDAMARGGMYDQLAGGFARYSVDADWVVPHFEKMLYDNALLLRVYLHWWRLTGSPLAARVARETAEFLVRDLGTPEGGFASALDADTDGVEGLTYAWTPDELVEVLGADDGAWAAALLDVTEHGTFEHGRSVLQLRHDPDDADRWESVRVRLFEVRGQRPQPGRDDKVVAAWNGLAIAALAEAGALLDEPRWVEAAEAAADLLLAVHLGVGEHGDRLCRTSRDGRPGRNDGVLEDYADVAEGFLTLFAVTGEEEWLAFAGVLLDVLLSHFADGQGGFHDTADDAERLVRRPRDPSDNATPSGWLAAAGALLTYAAYTGSDTHRTAAERALGVVSSFAVRAPRAVGWGLAVAEALVDGPREVAVVGPADDPRTGALHRLALGSPAPGLVVAVGDPATDPSVPLLRDRPLVGGAPAAYVCRHFVCGLPTTDPAVLAGELGTRVG encoded by the coding sequence GTGCCGAACCGTCTCGCGGACGCGACCAGCCCGTACCTGGTGCAGCACAGAGACAACCCGGTGGACTGGTGGGAGTGGGGACCGGAGGCGTTCGAGGAGGCACGCCGCCGGGACGTGCCGGTGTTCGTGTCGATCGGGTACTCCGCCTGCCACTGGTGCCACGTCATGGCGCACGAGTCGTTCGAGGATGACGGGACGGCCGCCTACCTGAACGACCGTTTCGTGAGCGTCAAGGTGGACCGGGAGGAACGACCGGACGTCGACTCTGTCTACATGGAGGCGACCGTGTCGCTCACGGGGAGCGGCGGCTGGCCGATGTCGGTGTTCGTCGACCACGACGGCAACCCGTTCTACGCGGGCACGTACTTCCCGCCGGCGCCGCGGCACGGGATGCCGTCGTTCCTGCAGCTGCTGCAGTCGATCAGCGACGCGTGGCGAACGCGTCGGGATGACGTGCTGCAGTCGGCGGAGCGGATCACCGCGGCGCTGACCTCCCGTCAGATGCCACCGGCGGGTGAGGAGCCGCCGCCCGCGGAGCTGCTGGACGCGGCAGTGCGCGCGTTGGAGCGGCAGTACGACCCGGCGCGCGGGGGGTTCGGCGGGGCGCCCAAGTTCCCGCCGTCGATGATCCTGGAGTTCCTGCTTCGCCAGCACGCCCGGACCGGTGACCCGGCCGCGCTGGCGATGGTGGTGGGGACCTGTGACGCGATGGCGCGGGGCGGCATGTACGACCAGCTGGCCGGGGGCTTCGCGCGGTACTCCGTGGACGCCGACTGGGTCGTCCCGCATTTCGAGAAGATGCTGTACGACAACGCCTTGCTGCTGCGGGTGTACCTGCACTGGTGGCGGCTGACGGGGTCTCCGCTGGCGGCCCGGGTCGCGCGCGAGACCGCAGAGTTCCTGGTGCGGGACCTGGGGACGCCGGAGGGGGGCTTCGCCTCCGCGCTGGACGCCGACACCGACGGGGTCGAGGGGCTCACCTACGCGTGGACACCGGATGAGCTCGTCGAGGTGCTCGGCGCGGACGACGGGGCGTGGGCGGCCGCGCTGCTCGACGTGACGGAGCACGGCACGTTCGAACACGGCCGTTCGGTGCTGCAGCTGCGCCACGACCCGGACGACGCCGACCGCTGGGAGTCCGTACGGGTCCGGCTCTTCGAGGTTCGCGGTCAGCGGCCGCAGCCCGGCCGGGACGACAAGGTGGTGGCCGCGTGGAACGGCCTCGCGATCGCCGCTCTCGCGGAGGCGGGGGCGCTGCTGGACGAGCCGCGGTGGGTGGAGGCGGCCGAGGCGGCCGCCGACCTGCTGCTCGCCGTGCACCTCGGCGTGGGGGAGCACGGGGACCGGCTGTGCCGTACCTCCCGCGACGGGCGACCGGGTCGCAACGACGGGGTGCTGGAGGACTACGCCGACGTGGCGGAGGGGTTCCTCACCCTGTTCGCCGTCACCGGCGAGGAGGAGTGGCTGGCGTTCGCCGGGGTGCTCCTGGACGTGCTGCTGTCGCACTTCGCCGACGGGCAGGGTGGCTTCCACGACACCGCGGACGACGCCGAGCGGCTCGTCCGCCGGCCGCGGGACCCCTCGGACAATGCGACCCCGTCCGGCTGGCTGGCCGCCGCCGGTGCGTTGCTGACGTACGCGGCGTACACCGGCTCGGACACCCACCGCACAGCGGCGGAGCGGGCGCTGGGGGTGGTGTCGAGCTTCGCGGTGCGGGCGCCCCGGGCCGTGGGCTGGGGACTGGCGGTGGCGGAGGCCCTGGTCGACGGGCCGCGGGAGGTCGCCGTCGTCGGGCCTGCAGACGACCCGCGCACCGGGGCGTTGCACCGGCTGGCCCTCGGCTCGCCGGCCCCGGGCCTCGTTGTGGCGGTGGGGGACCCGGCCACCGATCCGTCCGTGCCGTTGCTGCGCGACCGGCCGCTGGTGGGCGGGGCGCCCGCGGCGTACGTGTGTCGGCACTTCGTGTGCGGGTTGCCCACGACGGATCCGGCGGTACTGGCGGGGGAGCTGGGGACCCGGGTGGGTTGA
- a CDS encoding DUF222 domain-containing protein yields the protein MFDPVVPGPRTSRAWDAALLAQAVAVGPGPVAIGLLEQVDPDALCGHDRVVFLTTWQAQAAWVTARSYAAIVPVVGPEPAGDPDPDDEAGGPVDLGPFECVEEARHAEVAAACRLSTTAASDRISTARFLAGPGAPVAGMLETGAWGYGHLCAVVSETAELSADLTEKVVQVVVADTLPDADGQPSRYAEETPGRLRHRIRRTILRIDAAAAAERAKKRRRERSLRISPLPDFRAKITLEASQPMASWAWRQFDTWARARQATLKDPAADLTALLGPCTCPDDTDTTRAAGPVGTLAALRGHRATGSHGTAAAADPGSVRAHQLGCPHHPDTTLEALRADAVIEAARLLMRTLGHDSGDAPPTTGSATGMVAHGSSAATAATGTTGSGTSGNGTGTSGSGTSGRDTAGGTGANAGAGADAGASTGAGAGTGGSGGRGRSWSSAVVIVDAATLLGLADNPGWVPGHGWVPAPLARELAATADAWRAFLTDHGRLVATGAARYRPSDRLRELVTARDTTCTFPGCTIPSVHTDLDHAATYDGANTTAANLHPACRRHHRIKTHTAWSAAPDPGSGRIRWTSPTGHTYPTPPDPIWDTGPVGPDLPASTPKIADPDTLEAGDRARTDPPDRTDSPGSTVPSVSALETWLTAYLAA from the coding sequence ATGTTCGATCCCGTGGTTCCCGGTCCGCGGACCTCCCGCGCGTGGGACGCCGCCCTGCTCGCGCAGGCCGTGGCGGTGGGGCCGGGTCCGGTGGCGATCGGTCTGCTGGAGCAGGTCGACCCCGACGCGTTGTGCGGGCATGACCGGGTGGTGTTCCTGACGACGTGGCAGGCCCAGGCCGCGTGGGTGACCGCCCGGTCGTACGCCGCGATCGTCCCCGTGGTCGGGCCGGAGCCGGCCGGGGATCCCGACCCGGACGACGAGGCGGGCGGCCCGGTGGACCTCGGGCCGTTCGAGTGCGTGGAGGAGGCCCGGCACGCCGAGGTCGCCGCCGCCTGCCGGCTGTCCACCACCGCGGCGTCGGACCGCATCAGTACCGCCCGGTTCCTGGCCGGTCCCGGTGCCCCGGTCGCCGGCATGCTGGAGACCGGGGCGTGGGGGTACGGGCACCTGTGCGCGGTGGTGTCCGAGACCGCCGAGCTGTCCGCGGACCTGACCGAGAAGGTCGTGCAGGTCGTCGTCGCCGACACCCTGCCGGACGCGGACGGGCAGCCCTCGCGGTACGCGGAGGAGACCCCGGGCCGGCTGCGGCACCGCATCCGCCGCACCATCCTCAGGATCGACGCCGCCGCCGCCGCGGAACGCGCGAAGAAGAGGCGGCGGGAACGGTCCCTGCGGATCAGCCCGCTGCCGGACTTCCGCGCCAAGATCACCCTGGAGGCCTCCCAGCCGATGGCCTCATGGGCCTGGCGCCAGTTCGACACCTGGGCCCGCGCCCGGCAAGCCACCCTGAAGGACCCGGCCGCGGACCTCACCGCCCTGCTCGGCCCGTGCACCTGCCCCGACGACACCGACACCACCCGAGCCGCCGGGCCGGTGGGCACCCTCGCCGCCTTGCGCGGCCATCGCGCGACCGGCAGTCACGGCACCGCTGCCGCCGCTGACCCGGGCAGCGTCCGGGCGCACCAGCTCGGCTGCCCGCACCACCCCGACACCACCCTGGAAGCCCTGCGCGCCGACGCCGTCATCGAAGCCGCCCGCCTGCTCATGCGGACCCTGGGCCACGACAGCGGCGACGCCCCGCCCACCACCGGCTCTGCCACCGGCATGGTCGCCCACGGCAGCAGCGCCGCGACCGCGGCCACCGGGACCACGGGCAGCGGGACCTCAGGCAACGGCACCGGGACCTCAGGCAGCGGGACCTCAGGCAGGGACACCGCCGGCGGCACAGGGGCGAACGCGGGTGCTGGTGCGGACGCTGGAGCGAGCACGGGCGCTGGCGCTGGCACGGGTGGCAGCGGCGGGCGGGGACGGTCGTGGTCGTCCGCGGTCGTCATCGTCGACGCCGCCACCCTGCTCGGCCTGGCCGACAACCCCGGCTGGGTCCCCGGCCACGGCTGGGTCCCCGCACCCCTCGCCCGCGAACTCGCCGCCACCGCCGATGCCTGGCGGGCGTTCCTCACCGACCACGGCCGCCTCGTCGCCACCGGCGCCGCCCGCTACCGGCCCAGCGACCGGCTGCGGGAGCTGGTCACCGCCCGGGACACCACCTGCACCTTCCCCGGCTGCACCATCCCCTCAGTCCACACCGACCTCGACCACGCGGCCACCTACGACGGGGCGAACACCACAGCGGCGAACCTGCATCCGGCCTGCCGGCGGCATCACCGGATCAAGACCCACACGGCCTGGTCCGCCGCACCGGATCCGGGCAGCGGAAGGATCCGGTGGACCAGCCCCACCGGACACACCTACCCCACACCCCCGGACCCCATCTGGGACACCGGTCCCGTCGGTCCTGACCTTCCCGCGAGCACACCGAAGATCGCCGACCCCGACACCCTCGAGGCCGGAGACCGCGCCCGAACCGACCCGCCGGACAGGACCGACTCACCCGGCAGCACCGTCCCGTCGGTCAGCGCGCTCGAGACCTGGCTCACCGCGTACCTCGCTGCCTGA
- a CDS encoding alpha/beta fold hydrolase, which translates to MGSAPAVAPTGESTAPAALRWRPCESRALRGYDCARLKVPRDWQQPALGTITLAMVRHRSTGATSERIGSLFMNPGGPGGTGLDTITAAWGFLPEAVQERFDLVSWDPRGLGASTALVGCRSVTWSPPPATGPVDWSAIQARVRAQVADANADCVAKNPQLAPYIGTRQVVRDLDAMRSAVGDTRLNYWAWSYGTRIAYTYALTFPGKLRALVLDGSISPHGSLAGFAAQFDTAADTALGLLFQTYPQSATHYRRVLRGLHQAPLRLNAQRTFTRWDLGRFLEEYAQWESLYEPVAGYLKDLDTALYGSPAERRRAKARLLRAAPLPYDAMTGAPAIIQCLDYADRQTAAQLDAAAAQARIAAPITGWYRSVGVAAPCEGLNLTPDPVPTTVPANWTARLLLLGATLDAQTAYVWTTQMGTLFRASRVVTYVGAKHVTFGAAGSACVDRHATRYLLTLRLPSVNVSCPHVPSRP; encoded by the coding sequence ATGGGGTCCGCCCCGGCTGTCGCCCCGACCGGGGAGTCCACTGCACCGGCTGCACTTCGCTGGCGCCCCTGCGAGAGCCGGGCACTGCGGGGCTACGACTGCGCCCGGCTGAAGGTCCCCCGGGACTGGCAGCAGCCGGCACTGGGGACGATCACGCTGGCGATGGTCCGCCACCGCAGCACAGGAGCGACATCCGAACGGATCGGGTCCCTGTTCATGAACCCCGGTGGCCCGGGAGGAACCGGGCTGGACACCATCACCGCCGCCTGGGGCTTCCTGCCCGAGGCGGTGCAGGAGCGGTTCGACCTCGTCTCGTGGGACCCGCGCGGGCTCGGTGCGTCCACGGCGCTCGTGGGCTGCCGGTCGGTGACGTGGTCGCCCCCGCCAGCGACCGGCCCGGTCGACTGGTCCGCGATACAGGCCCGGGTGCGGGCCCAGGTGGCCGACGCCAACGCCGACTGCGTGGCGAAGAACCCGCAGCTGGCCCCGTACATCGGCACCCGCCAGGTGGTCCGCGACCTCGATGCAATGCGCTCCGCGGTCGGGGACACCCGGCTCAACTACTGGGCCTGGAGCTACGGGACTCGCATCGCGTACACGTACGCACTGACCTTCCCGGGGAAGCTTCGGGCTCTGGTGCTCGACGGCAGCATCAGCCCGCACGGATCCCTGGCCGGGTTCGCTGCCCAGTTCGACACTGCCGCCGACACGGCCCTGGGCCTGCTGTTCCAGACCTACCCGCAGTCCGCCACGCACTACCGTCGCGTGCTGCGTGGCCTGCACCAGGCGCCGTTGCGGCTCAACGCGCAGCGCACGTTCACCCGGTGGGACCTCGGCCGGTTCCTCGAGGAGTACGCCCAGTGGGAAAGCCTGTATGAGCCCGTGGCCGGCTACCTGAAGGACCTCGACACGGCCCTGTACGGCAGCCCCGCCGAGCGGCGGCGCGCGAAGGCGCGGCTGCTGCGTGCGGCCCCCTTGCCGTACGACGCCATGACCGGAGCCCCCGCGATCATCCAGTGCCTGGACTACGCCGACCGCCAGACCGCCGCGCAGCTCGACGCCGCCGCCGCCCAGGCCCGCATCGCCGCCCCCATCACCGGTTGGTACCGCAGCGTCGGCGTCGCCGCACCCTGCGAGGGGCTGAACCTGACCCCCGACCCGGTGCCCACGACGGTGCCGGCCAACTGGACGGCGCGGCTGCTGCTCCTGGGCGCCACCCTGGACGCCCAGACGGCGTACGTCTGGACGACCCAGATGGGGACCCTGTTCCGCGCCTCCCGGGTCGTGACCTACGTCGGCGCCAAGCACGTCACGTTCGGCGCCGCCGGTTCCGCCTGTGTCGACCGGCATGCCACCCGCTACCTTCTCACGCTCCGGCTGCCGTCGGTGAACGTGAGCTGCCCACACGTCCCGTCACGGCCCTGA
- a CDS encoding hemolysin III family protein, with the protein MSEIVDAPSRSPAGVRPALRGWLHAGAAPAVAAAGLVLVVLSPSSMRVAVSVYAVTATLLFAISAAYHRLAWGRRGESVFKRLDHATIFLIIAGSYTPFALALLDPGTARTLLLVVWSGALLGAVFRVLWVEAPRWLYTPIYVALGWTAVFFLGDFARTAGTAVLVLIVVGGVLYSLGGLVYGLRRPDPSPRWFGFHEVFHAFTLGGWTVQHVAVWLAVLRIAT; encoded by the coding sequence GTGAGCGAGATCGTCGATGCCCCCTCGCGCTCGCCCGCGGGGGTCCGGCCGGCGCTGCGCGGCTGGCTGCACGCGGGTGCCGCGCCCGCCGTGGCGGCTGCGGGGCTGGTGCTCGTCGTCCTGTCCCCGTCGTCGATGCGGGTCGCGGTGAGCGTGTACGCGGTCACCGCCACGCTGCTGTTCGCGATCAGTGCCGCGTACCACCGGCTGGCCTGGGGGCGGCGCGGGGAGAGCGTCTTCAAGCGCCTCGACCACGCGACGATCTTCCTCATCATCGCGGGCAGCTACACGCCGTTCGCGCTGGCGCTGCTGGATCCGGGGACGGCCCGGACGCTGCTGCTCGTCGTGTGGTCGGGAGCCCTGCTGGGCGCGGTGTTCCGGGTGCTGTGGGTGGAGGCGCCGCGGTGGCTCTACACCCCGATCTACGTCGCGCTGGGGTGGACGGCGGTGTTCTTCCTCGGGGACTTCGCGCGGACCGCCGGTACCGCCGTGCTCGTGCTGATCGTCGTGGGCGGCGTCCTGTACTCCTTGGGCGGGCTGGTGTACGGCCTGCGCCGGCCGGACCCGTCGCCGCGATGGTTCGGGTTCCACGAGGTGTTCCACGCGTTCACGCTCGGGGGTTGGACGGTGCAGCACGTGGCGGTGTGGCTGGCGGTGCTCCGGATCGCGACGTAG
- a CDS encoding diguanylate cyclase: MRAEVAIRSLLDAFADPVVLLAPVRDDQGRVVDFEYVEANAAACAFEGIQHERFLGSRMLQMHPGNLEAGTFDSYVRVLETGEPFSLDDAVYTLEASGHVRVFDVRAVRADGLVTLTWRDVTARHERVRLLAESEERYRLLAENSSDVVMRSRDNHVVWVSPSLERMLGWTPEEWIGHSLAEFGHQEDYPVVQDALQRMDAGESIVMRVRVVDKTGTLHWVELHARTYLDASGTPNGVLSSFRTVDEEVAAAAALERLARFDALTGLLNRHEAFRVIQAAGSRRRRPGDQLAVLFCDVDRFKDINDEHGHAAGDAVLREFALRISETVRRDDLVARFGGDEFVVLLEGVHDLAEVVGIAEKIRVAASRPVRHDGMAISSSVSIGAALAPPGGDTEQLLNRADTAMYEAKRAGRNRVVAIDDRHTPAGLDVDPDRPSS, translated from the coding sequence GTGCGTGCCGAGGTCGCGATCCGTTCGCTGCTTGACGCGTTTGCTGACCCCGTCGTGCTGCTCGCCCCCGTCCGAGACGATCAGGGACGAGTCGTCGATTTCGAGTACGTCGAGGCCAACGCGGCGGCGTGCGCGTTCGAGGGGATCCAGCACGAGCGATTCCTCGGGTCACGGATGCTGCAGATGCACCCGGGCAACCTGGAGGCGGGAACGTTCGACAGCTACGTCCGGGTCCTGGAGACCGGCGAGCCCTTCTCACTGGACGATGCCGTGTACACGTTGGAGGCATCCGGGCACGTCCGGGTGTTCGACGTGCGTGCGGTCCGGGCGGACGGCCTGGTGACCCTGACGTGGCGGGACGTGACGGCCAGGCACGAACGGGTTCGGCTGCTGGCGGAGTCCGAGGAGCGCTACCGGCTGCTGGCCGAGAACTCCTCGGACGTGGTGATGCGCTCCCGCGACAACCACGTGGTGTGGGTCTCGCCCTCGCTGGAGCGCATGCTGGGCTGGACGCCGGAGGAGTGGATCGGGCACTCGCTGGCCGAGTTCGGCCACCAGGAGGACTACCCGGTCGTGCAGGACGCGCTGCAGCGGATGGACGCGGGGGAATCCATCGTGATGCGTGTCCGCGTCGTCGACAAGACCGGAACGCTGCACTGGGTCGAGCTGCATGCTCGGACGTACCTGGACGCGAGCGGGACTCCGAACGGTGTCCTGTCCAGCTTCCGCACGGTGGACGAGGAGGTCGCCGCCGCCGCGGCCCTGGAGCGGCTGGCCCGGTTCGACGCGCTGACGGGGCTGCTCAACCGCCACGAGGCCTTCCGCGTCATCCAGGCCGCGGGCTCGCGTCGCCGCCGGCCCGGCGACCAGCTCGCGGTGCTGTTCTGCGACGTCGACCGGTTCAAGGACATCAACGACGAGCATGGGCACGCGGCCGGGGACGCGGTGCTGCGGGAGTTCGCGCTGCGCATCAGCGAGACGGTGCGACGCGACGACCTGGTGGCGAGATTCGGAGGTGACGAGTTCGTCGTCCTCCTCGAGGGCGTGCACGACCTGGCCGAGGTCGTGGGGATCGCCGAGAAGATCCGCGTGGCGGCGAGCCGGCCGGTGCGGCACGACGGCATGGCGATCTCGTCCAGCGTGAGCATCGGCGCCGCCCTCGCTCCTCCCGGCGGGGACACCGAGCAACTGCTCAACCGCGCAGACACGGCCATGTACGAGGCCAAGCGCGCCGGGCGGAACCGCGTCGTCGCGATCGACGACCGACACACGCCTGCGGGCCTCGACGTCGACCCGGACCGTCCGAGCAGCTGA